A stretch of the Thermodesulfobacteriota bacterium genome encodes the following:
- a CDS encoding nucleoside recognition protein, with protein MEDLIRVFLSGLLSSLKLLFTLILIVLPLTVLYEFLKLKEKPLIKKEYSILGISKEGFLPLVTGIVIGLTYGAGIIIHSIRHSNLTKREAFLVLLFLSVCHAIIEDTLIFVVIGANGTILVIARFLLAIILTFFAAKAFKKLNLN; from the coding sequence ATGGAAGACCTGATACGGGTCTTTTTAAGTGGTTTACTATCATCGCTTAAGCTTCTTTTCACACTTATCCTTATTGTACTTCCCCTTACGGTCCTTTATGAGTTTTTGAAGCTAAAAGAGAAGCCTCTTATAAAAAAAGAGTATAGCATTCTAGGCATATCAAAAGAGGGGTTTTTGCCGCTAGTTACAGGTATCGTCATAGGCCTTACTTACGGTGCTGGTATAATAATCCATTCCATCAGACATTCGAATCTAACAAAAAGAGAGGCGTTTTTGGTTCTACTCTTTCTTTCAGTCTGCCATGCGATCATCGAGGATACTCTGATATTCGTCGTTATAGGGGCAAACGGGACCATCCTTGTCATCGCTAGATTCTTACTTGCTATCATCCTTACTTTCTTTGCTGCTAAAGCTTTTAAAAAATTGAACCTTAACTAA
- a CDS encoding nucleoside recognition protein has product MKIYLDAAKRGIMNGFSVTAIMAKVIIPCYILIEFIKFYDLITPLANFFKPFMRLFDLPGEAAFGLIAGFFINLYAAIAVLSPLNLSSKDITVCALILGICHSLLVETPVTKKAGVNYLSLLLLRIFLGFFSGLLLSLLWKT; this is encoded by the coding sequence ATGAAAATTTATCTCGATGCGGCAAAACGTGGAATAATGAACGGATTTTCGGTAACGGCAATTATGGCTAAGGTCATAATACCGTGTTACATATTGATCGAGTTTATCAAATTCTACGATCTTATAACACCTCTTGCCAATTTTTTTAAGCCTTTTATGCGACTCTTTGATCTTCCTGGGGAAGCGGCTTTTGGTCTTATTGCCGGATTTTTTATAAACCTCTATGCTGCGATTGCGGTTCTTTCACCCCTCAATCTTTCAAGTAAAGATATAACCGTCTGTGCCCTTATCCTTGGAATATGCCACAGCCTGCTTGTTGAGACTCCTGTCACAAAGAAAGCCGGAGTGAACTATCTTTCGTTGCTCCTTTTGCGGATATTTCTTGGATTTTTTTCTGGACTTCTGCTGAGCCTTTTATGGAAGACCTGA
- a CDS encoding outer membrane protein transport protein: MCYVLLPFILTFLPSFVFAAGFLIYNQDAKANGMGMACVSSIDNASSVFYNPANLLELEKEGFSINMTLIKPDLSFKNSVSGKSYETKSKTHSLLSLYGYHTGKKISFGLGVFSPFGLSVKWKNDFPGRYYSLLSELETLFINPVLGLKLNERTNLAFGVSYVLSSIKFKTMVPTPLGIDGLSSLSGRGEGIGYNMAALLKLPKGYFFSLVFRSPVRIDYKGRGKIFMPAPIPSFSTECRTTLELPYLLVSGLAKRFGNTTFELDVLYTGWSSMNTYRIRSENGLLDRYYHKGWSNTFSFCGGLNHKMAKGIEIQIGYMYDITPVPLSTRGPELPDATRHIFTAGTSYERRGLKASISYQATFFKKAKSHLPYLSGRYSNFAHLLLINLGYSR; this comes from the coding sequence ATGTGTTACGTTTTGTTACCCTTTATTCTTACTTTCCTACCCAGTTTTGTGTTTGCGGCCGGTTTTTTAATATACAATCAGGATGCAAAAGCCAACGGGATGGGGATGGCCTGTGTATCTTCCATAGATAATGCCTCATCTGTATTCTATAACCCTGCAAACCTTCTAGAATTAGAAAAAGAGGGCTTCTCTATAAACATGACCCTAATTAAGCCAGATCTTTCTTTTAAAAATTCGGTCTCGGGTAAAAGCTATGAGACAAAATCTAAGACCCACAGTCTTCTTTCCCTATACGGCTACCATACGGGAAAAAAGATCTCTTTTGGTCTCGGTGTATTTTCGCCCTTTGGGCTTTCCGTTAAATGGAAGAACGATTTTCCTGGAAGGTACTATTCTTTACTATCTGAACTAGAAACTCTTTTTATAAATCCGGTTCTGGGACTAAAGCTCAATGAACGAACAAATTTGGCATTTGGAGTCTCTTACGTTCTTAGCTCGATAAAATTCAAAACCATGGTACCCACCCCTTTAGGGATAGACGGGCTATCATCACTTTCTGGCAGGGGCGAGGGAATCGGGTACAACATGGCAGCACTCTTAAAACTCCCGAAGGGCTATTTTTTTTCTTTGGTTTTTAGAAGCCCTGTCCGAATCGACTACAAGGGAAGGGGCAAGATTTTTATGCCCGCCCCCATTCCTTCTTTTAGTACTGAATGTCGGACAACTTTGGAATTACCTTATCTTCTCGTTTCCGGCCTTGCTAAAAGATTCGGAAATACAACTTTTGAACTAGACGTTCTTTACACAGGATGGTCCTCCATGAACACTTACAGAATAAGATCCGAAAATGGATTGCTCGACAGATACTATCATAAAGGCTGGTCGAACACTTTCTCCTTTTGCGGAGGATTAAACCACAAAATGGCAAAAGGCATAGAAATCCAAATAGGTTACATGTACGACATTACACCGGTTCCTCTCTCGACAAGAGGCCCAGAGCTGCCTGACGCGACAAGGCACATCTTCACAGCCGGAACATCGTACGAAAGAAGGGGGTTAAAAGCCTCCATCTCTTACCAGGCCACCTTTTTTAAAAAAGCGAAATCTCACCTTCCCTATCTTTCAGGAAGGTATAGCAATTTTGCCCATCTTCTCCTTATAAACTTGGGGTATTCAAGATGA
- the pal gene encoding peptidoglycan-associated lipoprotein Pal, producing MKRSLITFIVIFSVSFFLGGCGCFRQAVVGEKAPPAPPPEIRIAKPEEKPTITLPEPTPPKEVPLVAVPKPAPTPSQVEKPIAPAPAPTVPSLPAPKPTYVLKDIHFDFDKYDIRPQDAEILKDNLEWFKANPGKRVRIEGHCDERGTSEYNLILGQKRADAAKNYLVNLGVDEKLLETVSYGKERPLDPGHNEEAWARNRRAHFVVLP from the coding sequence ATGAAAAGGTCGCTTATAACTTTTATCGTTATATTTTCGGTATCCTTTTTTCTTGGGGGGTGTGGCTGTTTCCGACAGGCCGTTGTAGGAGAGAAAGCTCCTCCTGCACCTCCTCCTGAGATAAGGATCGCCAAACCGGAAGAAAAACCTACGATCACTTTGCCTGAGCCGACCCCACCTAAAGAGGTACCGCTTGTTGCAGTTCCGAAACCGGCTCCAACACCTTCTCAAGTTGAAAAACCTATCGCACCAGCGCCAGCCCCTACTGTCCCATCTTTGCCAGCCCCGAAGCCAACATACGTTCTTAAGGATATACACTTTGATTTTGACAAATACGACATAAGACCTCAGGATGCGGAAATCCTAAAGGATAACCTTGAATGGTTTAAGGCGAATCCGGGAAAAAGAGTGAGAATCGAAGGTCACTGTGATGAGAGGGGAACATCCGAGTATAACCTTATTTTAGGTCAGAAAAGAGCCGATGCGGCAAAGAACTATCTTGTAAATCTGGGTGTCGATGAAAAACTTTTGGAGACCGTAAGCTACGGAAAAGAAAGACCGCTCGACCCAGGACATAACGAAGAGGCATGGGCAAGGAACAGGAGAGCGCACTTCGTTGTGCTTCCTTAG
- a CDS encoding KamA family radical SAM protein, giving the protein MCFLREPGKKAGGGSSSRFYRSIKELPFSPSQKEESVSASLRVENLFPMKVPEFYLKLMDLNDPGCPIRRQAIPQVDELDCSGHVDPLGEKNFSLTKSLLKKYPKRAVFLVTSECAMFCRFCNRKRFVGKGIRFEDSWEESFSEMERLEDLEEVILSGGDPLVEDVERLKYVLGRIQKIKRIKIVRISTRVPVVDPETISRELIELLKKFAPLWMIVHINHPREVTQEFKTVVRELAGCGLPILSQTVLLRGVNDCARILIDLFQELVSLGVKPYYLFQLDEVIGARHFKVKIEHGIKIYETLKRLSSGLAIPSYVVDLSGGLGKVPVKEGMLGREGDTVFFRTFDGNVGSYLDDAKESDCIRCGTCKEFYEIPIEARRSV; this is encoded by the coding sequence TTGTGCTTCCTTAGGGAGCCTGGAAAAAAAGCGGGAGGAGGTAGCTCTTCCCGCTTCTATAGAAGCATAAAAGAATTACCTTTTTCGCCATCCCAAAAGGAAGAATCTGTAAGCGCTTCACTAAGGGTTGAAAACTTGTTTCCGATGAAGGTTCCTGAGTTTTATTTAAAGCTTATGGATCTTAACGACCCTGGATGCCCGATAAGAAGACAGGCCATTCCGCAAGTTGATGAACTCGATTGTTCTGGACATGTAGACCCTCTGGGAGAAAAAAATTTTTCCCTTACAAAAAGCCTCCTTAAAAAATACCCAAAGAGGGCTGTCTTTTTGGTCACGTCTGAATGTGCCATGTTTTGCCGGTTCTGTAACAGAAAGAGGTTTGTTGGGAAGGGTATAAGGTTTGAAGATTCCTGGGAAGAGTCCTTTTCTGAGATGGAGAGGCTCGAAGACTTAGAAGAGGTGATACTTTCAGGAGGGGATCCCCTTGTGGAGGACGTTGAGAGGTTAAAGTACGTTTTAGGAAGGATACAAAAGATAAAGCGGATAAAAATAGTAAGGATAAGCACAAGGGTGCCCGTTGTTGACCCAGAGACGATAAGTCGGGAACTTATCGAGCTTTTAAAAAAGTTTGCTCCGCTATGGATGATCGTGCATATAAACCATCCCAGAGAGGTAACTCAAGAGTTTAAAACTGTAGTTAGGGAGCTTGCGGGATGTGGGCTGCCTATCCTTAGCCAGACAGTCCTCCTTAGGGGAGTTAACGACTGTGCCAGGATTCTCATCGACCTTTTTCAGGAACTCGTGAGTTTAGGAGTTAAACCCTACTACCTCTTCCAGCTAGACGAAGTCATAGGAGCAAGACACTTTAAAGTGAAGATCGAGCACGGAATAAAGATCTATGAAACTCTAAAAAGACTATCATCGGGTCTTGCCATCCCAAGCTATGTGGTGGATTTAAGTGGTGGTTTAGGAAAGGTACCTGTAAAAGAAGGGATGTTAGGAAGAGAAGGAGATACCGTTTTCTTTCGCACTTTTGATGGAAATGTGGGGTCGTATTTAGATGATGCTAAAGAGAGCGATTGTATAAGATGTGGGACTTGCAAAGAGTTTTATGAAATACCAATTGAGGCAAGGAGGTCAGTATGA